A window from Citrus sinensis cultivar Valencia sweet orange chromosome 3, DVS_A1.0, whole genome shotgun sequence encodes these proteins:
- the LOC102629470 gene encoding calcineurin B-like protein 7 isoform X1 — MRPGRYKEVANINILKPTHASTTRKRKTITCPSNVSTLLSSNTTMTTTFHVGPVTVNEVEALYDLFKKLSSSIIDDGLIHKEEFQLALLRNSSKQNLFADRIFDLFDVKRNGVIEFGEFVRSLSIFHPSAPEAEKITFAFRLYDLRGTGYIAREELKEMVVSLLSESELALSDDVVESIVDKTMMEADIKGDGKIDLEEWTEFAGRNPTILKSMTLPYLKEITMAFPSFVLHSEARY, encoded by the exons atgagGCCAGGCAGATACAAGGAAGTggcaaatattaatatattaaagcCGACGCATGCATCCACgactagaaaaagaaaaacaataacGTGTCCATCAAATGTTTCAACTCTTCTCAGTTCTAACACCACCATGACCACCACCTTTCATGTCGGGCCAG TTACTGTGAATGAAGTAGAGGCTTTGTATGATCTGTTCAAAAAGTTAAGCAGTTCAATAATTGACGATGGTCTTATTCACAAG GAAGAATTCCAGCTTGCACTTTTAAGGAATAGCAGTAAGCAGAATCTTTTTGCAGACAGG atatttgatttatttgatgTTAAGCGTAATGGGGTGATTGAATTTGGAGAATTTGTTCGGTCGCTAAGCATCTTTCACCCAAGTGCTCCTGAAGCAGAGAAAATTACAT TCGCATTTAGATTGTATGATCTTCGGGGAACTGGCTACATTGCGCGTGAAGAG CTTAAGGAAATGGTAGTATCCCTTCTGAGTGAATCAGAACTGGCACTTTCCGACGATGTTGTCGAATCAATTGTAGACAAG ACAATGATGGAGGCAGATATAAAAGGAGATGGGAAGATTGATCTGGAAGAGTGGACGGAATTTGCGGGAAGGAATCCAACTATCTTAAAGAGCATGACGCTTCCATATTTAAA GGAAATAACTATGGCATTCCCAAGCTTTGTGCTGCACAGTGAAGCTCGATATTAG
- the LOC102629470 gene encoding calcineurin B-like protein 7 isoform X2 — MNAFGRCFCMKKSKQIPGYEDPIILASETHFTVNEVEALYDLFKKLSSSIIDDGLIHKEEFQLALLRNSSKQNLFADRIFDLFDVKRNGVIEFGEFVRSLSIFHPSAPEAEKITFAFRLYDLRGTGYIAREELKEMVVSLLSESELALSDDVVESIVDKTMMEADIKGDGKIDLEEWTEFAGRNPTILKSMTLPYLKEITMAFPSFVLHSEARY; from the exons ATGAATGCTTTTGGGAGATGCTTTTGCATGAAGAAATCCAAACAGATACCTGGGTATGAGGATCCTATCATTCTTGCTTCTGAGACACATT TTACTGTGAATGAAGTAGAGGCTTTGTATGATCTGTTCAAAAAGTTAAGCAGTTCAATAATTGACGATGGTCTTATTCACAAG GAAGAATTCCAGCTTGCACTTTTAAGGAATAGCAGTAAGCAGAATCTTTTTGCAGACAGG atatttgatttatttgatgTTAAGCGTAATGGGGTGATTGAATTTGGAGAATTTGTTCGGTCGCTAAGCATCTTTCACCCAAGTGCTCCTGAAGCAGAGAAAATTACAT TCGCATTTAGATTGTATGATCTTCGGGGAACTGGCTACATTGCGCGTGAAGAG CTTAAGGAAATGGTAGTATCCCTTCTGAGTGAATCAGAACTGGCACTTTCCGACGATGTTGTCGAATCAATTGTAGACAAG ACAATGATGGAGGCAGATATAAAAGGAGATGGGAAGATTGATCTGGAAGAGTGGACGGAATTTGCGGGAAGGAATCCAACTATCTTAAAGAGCATGACGCTTCCATATTTAAA GGAAATAACTATGGCATTCCCAAGCTTTGTGCTGCACAGTGAAGCTCGATATTAG
- the LOC107174223 gene encoding calcineurin B-like protein 7, with protein MGCVCMKQRLKSVNHAALAAQTHFKETEIEILYLLFKKLSSSLVDDGIISKEEFQLGLFKNHKKQSLIADRVFQLFDLKRDGGIEFEEFVRSLSIFHPEAPHAEKVSFAFQLFDVSQTGFIEREEVKEMILALLKESDLILSDDIIEAIINKAFEDADFKGDGKIDPEEWKEFVARNPSLLKNMTIPYLKDITTAFPSFVLRPDIEDDINSFL; from the exons ATGGGCTGTGTTTGCATGAAGCAACGACTAAAATCTGTAAACCATGCTGCTCTTGCTGCTCAAACCCATT TTAAAGAaactgaaattgaaattttgtatCTGCTCTTCAAGAAATTAAGCAGCTCTTTAGTTGATGATGGGATTATAAGCAAA GAAGAGTTTCAGCTTGGCTTATTTAAGAACCACAAGAAGCAGAGTCTAATTGCAGATAGG GTGTTTCAACTATTTGACTTGAAACGTGATGGGGGCATAGAATTTGAAGAGTTTGTTCGATCTCTGAGTATCTTCCATCCGGAAGCACCTCATGCGGAAAAAGTCAGCT tcgcatttcagttattcgaTGTATCGCAAACAGGATTCATTGAACGCGAGGAG GTTAAGGAGATGATTTTAGCACTGCTAAAGGAGTCAGACTTGATTCTATCCGATGACATCATTGAGGCTATTATTAACAAG GCATTTGAGGATGCAGATTTCAAAGGAGATGGAAAAATTGATCCGGAAGAGTGGAAGGAATTTGTGGCTCGCAACCCATCCTTGCTGAAGAACATGACGATTCCATATTTGAA GGATATTACAACTGCATTTCCTAGTTTTGTTCTCAGGCCAGACATTGAAGATGACATTAACAGCTTCCTGTGA
- the LOC102619009 gene encoding GDSL esterase/lipase At5g08460, translating to MHSTTTSYPPIASSIAHVQSKMATSLALLVSALTLSAIFNPSRALEFPEDFFNYSPSSIPISHISISPSSISPSQSQSPSPTPASVQAPSPESHPLVPALFVIGDSSVDSGTNNFLGTFARADRLPYGRDFDTHQPTGRFSNGRIPVDYLALRLGLPFVPSYLNQTGGVEGMIHGVNYASAGAGIIFSSGSQLGQRISLTQQIQQFTDTYQQFIINMGEDPAAHFFSNSVFYISIGINDYIHYYLPNISNVQNVYLPWAFNKFLAHTLKQEIKNLYNMNMRKVVLMGLAPIGCAPHYLWKYNSENGDCVEDINNMIMEFNFVMRYMVDELRQELPHIIVIFCDMYEGSMDIIKNHEHYGFNATTDACCGFGKYKGWILCLSPEMACSNASNHIWWDEFHPTDAVNAILADNVWNGLHTEMCYPMNLEEMIAPKFRVI from the exons ATGCATTCAACTACTACTTCTTACCCGCCAATTGCTTCCTCAATTGCTCACGTCCAAAGCAAAATGGCGACGAGTCTTGCTCTTCTCGTTTCAGCTTTAACGCTATCTGCCATCTTTAACCCCTCAAGAGCTCTCGAATTCCCTGAAGATTTCTTCAACTACTCTCCGAGCTCGATCCCAATTAGTCATATATCAATATCACCTTCCTCAATCTCTCCATCTCAATCTCAATCTCCATCCCCGACACCAGCATCAGTACAAGCACCGTCACCAGAGTCTCATCCCCTTGTCCCTGCCTTGTTCGTTATCGGCGACTCCTCTGTCGACAGTGGCACTAATAACTTTCTTGGCACGTTTGCTCGTGCGGATCGCCTTCCTTACGGCCGAGACTTTGATACTCACCAGCCTACTGGAAGGTTCTCTAATGGAAGAATCCCAGTCGACTATCTTg CATTACGCCTCGGGCTCCCTTTCGTGCCTAGTTATCTCAACCAGACTGGGGGCGTTGAAGGCATGATTCATGGAGTGAATTATGCATCTGCTGGTGCCGGAATTATATTCTCAAGTGGGTCGCAATTG GGTCAACGCATCTCCTTGACACAGCAAATTCAGCAGTTCACAGATACCTATCAGCAGTTTATTATCAATATGGGGGAAGATCCTGCAGCTCATTTTTTCTCCAACTCAGTGTTTTACATTTCAATTGGGATAAATGACTACATACATTACTACCTGCCTAATATATCTAATGTGCAAAACGTTTACCTGCCCTGGGCTTTCAACAAGTTCTTGGCACATACATTGAAGCAAGAAATTAAG AACCTGTACAATATGAATATGAGGAAAGTGGTGCTCATGGGGTTGGCACCTATTGGTTGTGCACCTCACTACTTGTGGAAGTACAACAGTGAAAATGGAGACTGTGTTGAGGATATAAATAACATGATCATGGAGTTCAATTTTGTAATGAGATACATGGTTGACGAGCTTCGTCAAGAGCTTCCCCATATCATTGTTATCTTCTGTGACATGTATGAAGGTTCTATGGACATAATCAAGAATCACGAGCATTATG GTTTCAATGCTACTACTGATGCTTGCTGTGGGTTCGGGAAGTATAAAGGGTGGATATTGTGCCTATCACCTGAAATGGCTTGCAGCAATGCCTCAAATCATATCTGGTGGGATGAGTTCCATCCAACTGATGCGGTGAATGCCATCCTGGCAGACAATGTGTGGAATGGCCTGCACACGGAAATGTGCTATCCTATGAACTTGGAGGAGATGATTGCTCCAAAATTTCGCGTAATTTGA